The Aspergillus luchuensis IFO 4308 DNA, chromosome 4, nearly complete sequence DNA window ACCTTGTAGGAACCACTATTCTATGGCTCGTCCCACGGTGAGAAGGCACGTTGAGAGCATGCTTTGCCGGTTCGACCATGCCGACCCTCGCAGGAACGTCTTCGGAATACAAACCTCTTCCCGCGCGACAGCTATCAGCAGCCGGGAATCGCCTGCTGCATTCTTGATGCTCTCCGCTGCTGACATCTTAACCCTGCTGAATGCTCTATTCCCTAGGACAACCGCTTCTACATGCAATTCCCCGCTCTCGTCTTCTGGGATGCCTTCCTCCCCTGCTGGTTCTTTGGCCGCTCGGTCAGATCGCTCTATAGCGTCTATCATTGAGCCAGGATTTTTCCGGCCTCCTTCCGATAACATGTCCATTCACGCCCTCCAGGACCAGAGATTATTTGCTTCTGACATGGCCTTTCTGTCGCTACCGGAGAATTGCATGAGCCGCAATGCTGACAGGATCCGCTTCGAGTTGTCAGATCTAAGCGAGCCTGATGGTCGTGCAACTCTGGAACCAcctgcagctgaagaatggaccatcttctccatgagCCGAAATGGAAGATGCTTGACCTGGGGTCTTTTCCCCGATAATGGCCCGCCCAGTTTTCCGGAGCACGATTCTGTGGACGACGTTCAGTCCACCACCTTGGGAATGGAAGACAACTCTGAAGCTCTCCAAACAGCCATTGTGAAACTGATTCAAGATAACCCCGCCGATGATGCTGCAGAGTATGGTTTCATAGATACTTATGACGTATCCCAAGAAACCCATGTATCCCTAAAGCAAAAGTTTGATAGGGCCATGGAACACTGCCATCATGACTCTGATTTCATCGGGGCCCACTACTGGTGGAATGCCGGCCGACAGCTTGTCCGCAGCGTTGCAAACTCTCCCTCTCGACGCGTCGACGACTCGTGGATCCTCGAgcccatgcatgcatcgTGTGTCCGCTCACTTGCTACCTCACGGGCGGTTATTGAACGGTGTGAAACTGATCTCGTTGCCCTCAACAGGCATGTGCAACGGGTGCAGAGATCCGTAAAGGACTTGATGGCCACTGTGGCTAAGCTTCGAGACAAGATGTGGTACATGACTGATGTAAAGCACTCGATGAGGTACGAAGATGCCAAACATGTCGCACTGGCATTGAAGACTATGATCTACTCTGCTCGCCTCTACAGACAAGCACCGAGCGATGGCCGGTCTCGCAGCAGCATGAGACCCTTCGGAAACTCCCTTCTTCAGAAACCAGAGTTGCAAGTCATGAATATCATGAAGGCACCGAGCAGTCAAGGCGGTCCCAACAAGCTGTCGGACGAACAGGTGGACTTGATTCGCAAATGGCTCTCTCACAACAACATCGACAATTTCTGCAAAGGTGAGGAGCGAATCCACCGGTTCTGCTACGAGGTAAAGACAAGCATCAATCGACTCGTTGGCGAGACCATGGCCGAAACCCCGGTGCTGTGGTCCAGCGAACTGTATCACAAAGAGCGGGCCATGTACGAGGGCTCCAGTAACCGAAGCTTCCTAAGCCTCTCCTCAAGCATGCGACCGTTCAATATCTCCAGTGAAGACACGCCACATGCCTCGCCAGTCCACGGGACTACTACTCGTCCATCAGACACTTCAAGGTTTACGCAGGACCTACCTCCGCTGAGCTCCAAGTCCTCTTTCCAGAGTCTGATGTCCGATAAGTGGAAAATCCCTCGGGAGCCCTCGATCACAGACGCCTCTTCAATCGGCGGCGGGTCCCCAGGAAGGGCTGCCTCAACTACTACCGGCGATTCGCTCAGCACATTCTGGTCAACACCACAACCCGCACACTATGCACCAAGTGCTTCCAGCCTATATTCCCGACCCCCCTCTATGTTCAGCGATAACGGTGTCCAGCCGTCACGTCGCAATGATCGCAAAACGCAGAGCAAAGGAGCTTTCTTGGACGGCCTGAAACAGACCCTGACGAGCTTGCTCTTGAGTGACTTGGGCTCCCCGGTGTGGAGCTGTGGAAGTGAGACAGACGCTTGGTTTGGAAATGCACTGGAACAGAAAAGAATCCGAACCCAGATGAAGAAACGCGCGCGCATCCAGCAATTTTACACCGAGTGTGATGAGCGATTCGTTCATCATTCTCTCCAGCGCACACCGTCGGACCGTCGGAGAAGCAGATCGCTGGAGTCTGCAGATCGATCAACAACCGGGGATGCCGAGACACCGTCTGCATCTGCCGCTGACAACTCTATGCAGTCAGATGAAACGCAGCGCTTCTCGTACGGTACTGTCTTTCGACGCCTCATAGAAGTCTTCTCGCGACATGGGAACCCATTTATCAAGCTGAAGGCGTTGCGGGATCTGCGGGCGCTTGTTGTTGCATCTTTGAACTCCGATAACGATGATGCAAGCCCATTCAGTGCAACTGAGCCGCCCTCCTGCCCGCGAGGTCGTACTCCCGGGCTCCAGAACAAGAGAAGCGCCCGTCATAGCTTCTCCGAGTCTGATGCCAAGCGGACTCATGCCCAGGAATCCTCTCATACACCGACGACTCCTGCGGCCGAGTCTGTCATTTTCGACTCCCGGCCCTCTGATTATTGTGCACCTACCGAGAATCAGATTGTGGATGCTCTtcgcagcctcctccttgaAGTGAAGCCGAAGACCCTTTTCCGTGACTTGCAGTTCATCTCAGCCTTTGTTCCTTCGGAGACGTTAAACAAGACTGACAGCGGGACTGCATTTCTACAGTTTGGCTTGGCGGCGCTGAGCCTCAAGGACGAGATCTGCAATAGCATGGTCGAAATCGCCGATAACATTGTATCTCAAGAATTCAGTCGGCGCCATCCGCCTGGCTACGACCATACACCCCGGCCTGGACACGCCCTCGAGGATGCTGCGGGCATGTGGATTATCACTGCCAAGGAAGGCAATCCAGTTGCCCAGCGGGAACTGGCCATTCTTTACCTTACCCACCCTGAACTCCTCCCGCGGGTAACCCTACCACTCACACTGCTGCGAGACACATTCAAGGCTGAAATGATGTACCGCCGCGACAAGGATTCCAAGTCTGACCCGCAGAGCATGTGCCTGGCACTGCACTGGATGCAGTTGTCGGCCAATGGCGGGGACGAACTTGCGCGCAACCGACTTCGGGAGCGGGAGGAGTTCGAGTCTATTGCATaaatcctttttttccttttattTGCAGTTCTACTCATACTCAGTACTTTCCTTACTTTCGATTCGGTTCTTTCATTTATTGCTTGCGAGCATGTGCTTGTGATCATCTTTAGGactt harbors:
- a CDS encoding uncharacterized protein (COG:S;~EggNog:ENOG410PJ5G), translated to MFDAQSDALSSTLAYVTCLIPSSVQATTPCEAAPQSSTPVATSSMSPMLFSPDAMAGRTIGESGDLDRPISRVASPVCSQDGQSQENNHGALPTELPKVSFEELAVRYRQNHHNQSRRKTLEHRLHALKVSMGISARFVRVSSIVQRGLVDRLKHDDKPNFVALYHTLVDLQESCDSAFRRNFHRQDPLEEWSPIRESSVDRSPDFFLQLSPQSRSDLLEILHLARTDPQFILERIRALTPGQLTALISSAGAASDPSEMSFPPPASRSRTHASFSKRSSASSLKDRALTFERTDALSTLLFNVYASPLDSDAPEAQLRLDVWSSVFAKLVSDGGIKYDPLLGHILGSWATNSEWKAKPKFELYLMDILQTGAFLLEHVETPPGMSFGTEPPDPLKTDVAEEFFASAVDALFQLLDDPDGGLPHAVMQLSSAILQKLERQDGRDRFLEFLFVQWFFAKFLYSALTYPEAHGLLLDFHIRKDAREKLLGQVGLRAYSQVFAVLHSMNHYSMARPTVRRHVESMLCRFDHADPRRNVFGIQTSSRATAISSRESPAAFLMLSAADILTLLNALFPRTTASTCNSPLSSSGMPSSPAGSLAARSDRSIASIIEPGFFRPPSDNMSIHALQDQRLFASDMAFLSLPENCMSRNADRIRFELSDLSEPDGRATLEPPAAEEWTIFSMSRNGRCLTWGLFPDNGPPSFPEHDSVDDVQSTTLGMEDNSEALQTAIVKLIQDNPADDAAEYGFIDTYDVSQETHVSLKQKFDRAMEHCHHDSDFIGAHYWWNAGRQLVRSVANSPSRRVDDSWILEPMHASCVRSLATSRAVIERCETDLVALNRHVQRVQRSVKDLMATVAKLRDKMWYMTDVKHSMRYEDAKHVALALKTMIYSARLYRQAPSDGRSRSSMRPFGNSLLQKPELQVMNIMKAPSSQGGPNKLSDEQVDLIRKWLSHNNIDNFCKGEERIHRFCYEVKTSINRLVGETMAETPVLWSSELYHKERAMYEGSSNRSFLSLSSSMRPFNISSEDTPHASPVHGTTTRPSDTSRFTQDLPPLSSKSSFQSLMSDKWKIPREPSITDASSIGGGSPGRAASTTTGDSLSTFWSTPQPAHYAPSASSLYSRPPSMFSDNGVQPSRRNDRKTQSKGAFLDGLKQTLTSLLLSDLGSPVWSCGSETDAWFGNALEQKRIRTQMKKRARIQQFYTECDERFVHHSLQRTPSDRRRSRSLESADRSTTGDAETPSASAADNSMQSDETQRFSYGTVFRRLIEVFSRHGNPFIKLKALRDLRALVVASLNSDNDDASPFSATEPPSCPRGRTPGLQNKRSARHSFSESDAKRTHAQESSHTPTTPAAESVIFDSRPSDYCAPTENQIVDALRSLLLEVKPKTLFRDLQFISAFVPSETLNKTDSGTAFLQFGLAALSLKDEICNSMVEIADNIVSQEFSRRHPPGYDHTPRPGHALEDAAGMWIITAKEGNPVAQRELAILYLTHPELLPRVTLPLTLLRDTFKAEMMYRRDKDSKSDPQSMCLALHWMQLSANGGDELARNRLREREEFESIA